A single region of the Natranaerobius trueperi genome encodes:
- a CDS encoding TMEM165/GDT1 family protein, giving the protein MFESIFVTFLLVFLAELGDKTQLATMLLATQKKSAIGVFIGASTALVLSALIGVTLGHYLSKLVPEHILKIGAGISFIVIGVFLLWAPKG; this is encoded by the coding sequence ATGTTCGAAAGTATTTTTGTCACTTTTTTATTAGTATTTTTAGCTGAATTGGGTGATAAAACTCAACTAGCCACTATGTTACTTGCCACACAAAAAAAATCTGCTATAGGTGTTTTTATCGGAGCTTCAACTGCTTTAGTACTTTCTGCATTAATTGGTGTTACTCTTGGACATTATTTATCTAAATTGGTACCTGAACATATTCTCAAGATTGGAGCCGGTATTTCTTTTATAGTCATTGGTGTTTTCTTATTGTGGGCACCAAAAGGTTA
- a CDS encoding D-alanyl-D-alanine carboxypeptidase family protein, with the protein MKNSKNFITVIIYFFIIIIFLTTSNSKSFARHQDQPEITSETAVLMEMDSGKVLFDKDKHRKMHPASTTKIMTSLLLMENCSLREIVEVSPKAYGTPGSSMYLGLDDKISVRNLLYGIMVQSANDGAIAAAEHVSGSVEEFANKMNERAKELGAINTSYKNPHGLTEKGHKTSAFDLAVITREALQNPKFRKIAKTNNITIPWPDKEEERMLVSRNQLLNNYEGAIGVKTGYTRAANRTFVAAAERDDMTLIAVLMSATGDVIFEDAKTLLDYGFDNYLNTKLMEKDDILKEVSIINGAQKSPLIVKEDVKLPISKSRTEVKQELELKKSIKAPIEQGKKAGTVKWIADGEELISTSVYFGEDINQAINTRWWFRASLGGIVLMVSYITIEKVKKKKSSKRQKERFKRKYRY; encoded by the coding sequence TTGAAAAATTCTAAAAACTTCATTACAGTAATTATCTATTTTTTTATTATAATTATATTTTTAACAACTAGTAATTCAAAAAGTTTTGCTAGACATCAAGATCAACCCGAGATTACGTCAGAAACAGCTGTTTTAATGGAAATGGATTCTGGAAAGGTTCTTTTTGATAAAGATAAACATAGAAAAATGCATCCTGCTAGTACGACTAAAATAATGACCTCTCTTTTATTAATGGAAAACTGTTCATTAAGAGAAATAGTAGAGGTAAGTCCTAAAGCTTACGGAACACCGGGTTCTTCCATGTATTTAGGGCTTGATGATAAAATAAGTGTCAGAAATTTGTTATATGGTATAATGGTTCAGTCAGCTAATGATGGAGCAATAGCTGCAGCGGAGCATGTTTCCGGTTCTGTAGAGGAGTTTGCTAACAAAATGAATGAACGTGCAAAAGAATTAGGTGCTATTAATACAAGCTATAAAAATCCACATGGACTGACAGAGAAAGGGCATAAGACTAGTGCTTTTGATTTAGCTGTAATTACCAGAGAAGCATTACAGAACCCTAAATTTCGTAAAATAGCTAAAACTAACAATATAACTATACCCTGGCCTGATAAAGAAGAGGAAAGAATGCTCGTAAGTAGAAATCAATTATTAAATAATTATGAAGGAGCTATAGGTGTAAAAACTGGTTACACACGAGCTGCTAATCGTACTTTTGTAGCTGCTGCTGAACGAGATGATATGACCTTGATTGCTGTACTAATGTCTGCTACAGGTGATGTGATATTTGAAGATGCTAAAACTCTTTTGGATTATGGCTTTGATAATTACCTTAACACAAAGTTAATGGAAAAAGACGATATATTAAAAGAGGTTAGTATAATAAATGGGGCACAGAAATCTCCCTTAATTGTTAAAGAAGATGTGAAACTTCCTATATCTAAAAGTCGTACAGAAGTAAAACAAGAATTGGAGCTAAAAAAATCAATAAAAGCACCAATTGAACAAGGAAAGAAAGCAGGAACGGTTAAGTGGATTGCTGATGGCGAAGAACTAATAAGTACTTCTGTTTATTTTGGAGAGGATATTAACCAGGCAATAAATACTAGATGGTGGTTTAGAGCTAGTTTAGGTGGAATTGTACTTATGGTTAGTTATATAACCATTGAAAAAGTTAAAAAGAAAAAATCATCAAAAAGACAGAAAGAACGATTCAAAAGAAAATATCGATATTAA
- a CDS encoding nicotinate phosphoribosyltransferase, protein MERMNSLNNVNNWSINSDRRLYSANHDEILKGGTTDIYFVRTQEILNYMDLVDKEVTVEIFASKPGLMAGTEEAMGLLADDNNLKVWALPEGESFEAKEAVMRITGPYSQVGIYETPLLGILASSAGWAKAAKECRDAAGPDKKLICFGARHLHPAVAPVMERSALVAGFDGCSCILGAKLMGKQPTGTVPHAVFLIVGDTLKVARAYHESMPSGDPRIVLVDTFKDEAEESLRLARSLSENLNGVRLDTPSERGGVTSGLVREVRARLNQEGYSHVNILASGGITPERITELKDEGVDAFGVGSYIAGSRANDMTMDIKEVEGEPVAKRGRIPGLSKTDRIIRYK, encoded by the coding sequence ATGGAGAGAATGAATTCATTGAACAATGTTAATAATTGGAGTATAAACAGCGACCGACGGCTTTACTCAGCAAATCATGATGAGATACTAAAAGGTGGTACCACAGATATATATTTTGTACGGACCCAAGAAATTCTCAATTACATGGATTTAGTAGATAAAGAGGTTACTGTTGAAATCTTTGCATCTAAGCCTGGATTAATGGCTGGGACAGAGGAAGCTATGGGGCTGTTGGCTGATGACAATAATCTGAAGGTATGGGCTTTGCCTGAAGGAGAATCCTTTGAAGCTAAAGAGGCTGTAATGAGAATAACAGGTCCTTATAGCCAAGTAGGAATTTACGAAACGCCTTTATTAGGGATATTAGCATCTTCAGCTGGCTGGGCTAAAGCAGCGAAAGAATGTCGCGACGCTGCGGGTCCTGATAAAAAGTTGATTTGTTTTGGAGCTAGACATCTCCACCCAGCTGTAGCTCCTGTGATGGAAAGATCAGCACTGGTAGCTGGATTTGATGGTTGTAGTTGTATACTTGGTGCAAAACTTATGGGAAAACAACCTACAGGTACAGTACCACATGCAGTGTTCTTGATAGTCGGGGATACTTTGAAAGTTGCTAGGGCTTATCATGAATCTATGCCGAGTGGTGATCCACGTATTGTGTTAGTTGATACATTTAAAGATGAAGCCGAAGAATCTTTAAGGTTAGCTAGATCATTATCAGAAAACTTAAATGGTGTAAGATTAGATACCCCTTCAGAACGAGGTGGTGTAACGTCAGGCTTAGTACGTGAAGTACGAGCGCGCCTTAACCAGGAAGGTTATTCACATGTTAACATACTGGCTTCAGGTGGTATTACACCTGAACGAATAACAGAATTAAAAGATGAAGGCGTTGATGCTTTTGGGGTAGGAAGTTATATTGCAGGATCAAGAGCTAATGATATGACAATGGATATTAAAGAAGTTGAAGGCGAACCTGTAGCCAAGAGAGGTAGGATCCCCGGGCTTTCAAAAACTGATAGAATCATACGTTATAAATAA
- a CDS encoding cyanophycinase produces the protein MGEKSVGNLVIIGGNEDKEEDCLILKKIVDLAGGKDSEIAVIPTATLYPQEAGLQYQDIFYDLGASKVEVLDIQTREHANSPDISEKLNKFTGVFFTGGDQLRITSILGGTKFDGVLHECYRSGTVIAGTSAGAAAITDTMIVEGIDETSPAKNSVALSHGLGFLKEAAIDQHFAQRGRIGRLLSAVAQNPFIIGLGIDEDTAVVVNDKSQMSVEGSGTVTVIDGQTIANTNVSEEADNQPLALTNLTLHVLPANYSFDLYHRKSLLNKEEG, from the coding sequence ATGGGAGAAAAGTCAGTAGGTAATTTAGTTATAATTGGAGGTAATGAAGATAAGGAAGAGGACTGCTTGATTCTTAAAAAAATAGTTGATCTTGCTGGTGGTAAAGATAGTGAGATAGCAGTGATCCCGACTGCAACATTATATCCTCAAGAAGCTGGCTTACAGTACCAAGATATATTTTATGACCTAGGTGCATCAAAAGTTGAAGTGCTAGATATACAGACAAGAGAACATGCAAATTCACCTGATATAAGTGAAAAATTAAACAAGTTTACAGGTGTATTTTTTACTGGTGGTGATCAGTTAAGAATTACAAGTATATTAGGAGGAACAAAGTTTGATGGTGTCCTTCATGAGTGTTATAGATCCGGAACCGTTATTGCAGGCACCAGTGCAGGTGCGGCTGCTATTACAGATACTATGATTGTAGAAGGTATAGATGAAACTTCCCCTGCAAAAAATTCTGTTGCATTATCTCATGGATTAGGTTTTTTAAAAGAAGCTGCTATAGATCAACATTTTGCACAACGAGGTCGAATAGGACGCTTATTATCAGCTGTAGCACAAAACCCATTTATAATTGGTTTAGGGATTGATGAGGATACAGCTGTAGTAGTGAATGATAAAAGTCAAATGAGTGTTGAGGGAAGTGGAACTGTAACTGTAATCGATGGTCAAACTATCGCTAATACAAATGTATCAGAAGAAGCAGATAACCAACCGTTAGCTTTAACTAATTTGACACTTCATGTGTTACCAGCAAACTATTCATTTGACTTATATCATCGGAAATCACTTCTAAATAAGGAGGAAGGATAA
- the cphA gene encoding cyanophycin synthetase, translating to MEIRSVKKIQGKNIYSHHPVLIANLHLGELKDVTSDQFLWIHNRLKEILPDIREHRCSRGYPGGFLERVREGTLAGHIVEHVTLELMNLAGIGTYYGTTRRGDEPGVYKVVIEQVNEAGAELALRCAVEVVEKMINGEKIEIEKIICEIKEEVNETKLGPSTEAILNAAKEKNIPYISLDDASMYQLGTGIYQKRIQATVTDKSSVIGVDVACDKTQTNKVLDDLGIPVPYGKVAREEDEAVKVCEEIGYPTVIKPRDGNQGKGVTLNITTEKEARTAFKVALGYGDEVIVEQHIEGKHYRLLVVGDKLVAGAQRIPAHVIGDGEHSIRELVDLENRNPLRGAGHEKPLSKIQLDPVVNMVLARNNMTMNYVPKLEETVYLRESANLSTGGTSIDVTDIIPEETKETAIRAVKVIGLDIGGVDLVTKDISKPMESENSAIIEINAAPGIRMHEHPTEGKPRPTGKYIIDHLFPDQKDVRAPIISVTGTNGKTTTVRAIDYILRSAGKKVGTTTTEGIYINGKQIISGDTTGPKSAKTILKDPQVEACVFETARGGLAREGLGYLDAKVAIVTNIDSDHIGQDGIETINDLIYVKSLVVEAVEKEGKVILNADDKYVKHFLERARAEVIFFSKESNNYYIRKHLSIGGKALFIKNGDIIFAYGNVENRLGKLEELPLTLGGIAEHNVENALASLASVIGFGLKSQDAYEYLQELSPSYDNTPGRCNIFRCENKLILVDYGHNPAGIEKVMNLAKNISKDRLVSVVGVPGDRNNDLIKETGEVVKGYRDCLKKVIVKEDEDLRGRKAGEVADLLVTSLETEMSEELLIEKKLCETEAIKKAVQEASEQELVVVFYEKLDSFFEAAKELGIEPTPVPIDQVYSNKEEYKKVLPSSS from the coding sequence ATGGAAATTAGAAGTGTTAAAAAAATACAGGGAAAAAATATTTATAGTCACCATCCTGTATTAATAGCTAATTTACACCTTGGTGAATTAAAGGATGTTACATCAGATCAGTTTTTATGGATACATAATAGATTAAAAGAGATATTGCCTGATATACGAGAGCATAGATGCTCTAGAGGTTATCCTGGTGGCTTTTTAGAGCGTGTAAGAGAAGGAACATTAGCAGGTCATATTGTAGAACATGTAACTTTAGAATTAATGAATTTAGCAGGTATAGGGACATATTATGGTACAACGCGTAGAGGTGATGAACCTGGGGTATATAAAGTGGTTATAGAACAAGTGAATGAAGCTGGAGCAGAATTAGCGCTTCGGTGTGCAGTAGAAGTAGTAGAAAAAATGATTAATGGAGAAAAGATTGAGATTGAAAAGATCATATGTGAAATAAAAGAAGAAGTAAATGAAACAAAACTAGGTCCTAGTACAGAAGCGATTTTAAATGCTGCTAAAGAGAAAAATATTCCTTACATAAGTTTAGACGATGCTAGTATGTACCAATTAGGAACTGGTATATACCAAAAAAGAATTCAAGCAACTGTGACAGATAAATCTTCTGTTATTGGAGTTGATGTTGCTTGTGATAAAACTCAAACTAATAAAGTTTTAGACGATTTAGGAATTCCAGTACCATATGGAAAAGTAGCGAGGGAAGAAGATGAAGCTGTTAAGGTATGTGAAGAAATAGGATACCCAACAGTTATTAAGCCTAGAGATGGGAATCAAGGTAAAGGAGTTACTCTAAATATTACAACTGAGAAAGAAGCAAGAACTGCTTTTAAAGTTGCATTAGGATATGGAGATGAAGTTATAGTAGAACAACACATAGAAGGAAAGCATTACAGGTTGCTAGTAGTAGGAGATAAGTTAGTAGCAGGAGCTCAAAGAATTCCAGCCCATGTTATAGGTGACGGAGAGCATTCTATCAGAGAACTTGTGGATCTAGAAAATAGAAATCCTTTACGGGGAGCTGGTCATGAAAAACCATTATCAAAAATCCAATTAGATCCTGTAGTGAATATGGTTTTAGCTCGAAATAACATGACAATGAATTATGTTCCAAAACTAGAAGAAACAGTGTATCTTAGAGAGAGTGCTAATTTGAGTACTGGTGGTACGAGTATAGATGTAACAGATATAATTCCTGAAGAGACTAAAGAAACTGCGATTAGAGCGGTAAAAGTTATAGGGCTTGATATTGGTGGTGTTGATTTAGTTACGAAAGATATTTCTAAACCAATGGAGTCCGAGAACAGTGCAATAATTGAGATTAATGCAGCCCCTGGAATAAGAATGCATGAACATCCCACTGAAGGTAAACCACGTCCTACAGGGAAGTATATTATTGATCACCTTTTTCCTGATCAAAAAGATGTTAGAGCTCCTATTATTTCAGTGACCGGTACTAATGGTAAAACAACAACTGTTAGGGCAATAGATTATATTTTAAGAAGTGCAGGGAAAAAAGTTGGTACAACAACTACTGAAGGAATCTACATTAACGGAAAACAGATAATTTCTGGAGATACAACTGGACCTAAAAGTGCTAAAACTATTTTAAAAGATCCTCAAGTTGAGGCCTGTGTATTTGAAACTGCTCGAGGAGGATTAGCAAGAGAAGGTTTAGGTTATTTAGATGCAAAAGTAGCAATAGTAACTAATATAGACTCGGATCATATTGGACAAGACGGAATTGAAACTATTAATGATTTAATATATGTAAAAAGCCTTGTAGTAGAAGCTGTAGAAAAAGAAGGTAAAGTAATTTTAAATGCCGATGACAAATACGTGAAGCATTTTCTAGAAAGAGCTCGTGCTGAAGTAATTTTCTTTTCTAAGGAATCGAACAACTATTATATTAGAAAACATTTAAGTATTGGCGGAAAAGCCTTATTTATCAAGAATGGGGACATTATATTTGCTTACGGTAATGTTGAAAATCGACTTGGAAAATTAGAAGAATTACCTTTAACTCTTGGAGGAATAGCCGAGCATAATGTTGAAAATGCTTTAGCTTCTCTAGCAAGTGTGATAGGTTTTGGTTTGAAATCGCAAGATGCTTATGAGTACTTACAAGAATTATCCCCGTCTTATGATAACACTCCGGGGAGATGCAATATTTTTAGATGTGAGAACAAACTGATTCTTGTTGACTACGGTCATAACCCTGCAGGGATAGAAAAAGTCATGAATTTAGCCAAAAATATATCTAAAGACAGGTTGGTAAGTGTAGTAGGAGTACCTGGAGACAGAAATAATGATTTAATAAAAGAAACTGGAGAAGTTGTAAAAGGTTATAGAGATTGTTTAAAAAAAGTGATAGTAAAGGAGGACGAAGACCTTCGAGGAAGGAAAGCAGGTGAAGTGGCAGACTTACTAGTAACTTCTCTTGAAACTGAAATGTCAGAAGAGTTATTAATTGAGAAAAAATTATGTGAAACAGAAGCTATTAAGAAAGCCGTGCAGGAGGCTAGCGAGCAAGAATTGGTTGTAGTTTTTTATGAAAAGTTGGATAGTTTTTTTGAAGCTGCCAAAGAATTAGGAATTGAACCAACTCCAGTACCGATAGATCAAGTATACTCGAACAAGGAAGAATATAAAAAGGTTTTACCCTCGTCTAGTTAA
- the ispE gene encoding 4-(cytidine 5'-diphospho)-2-C-methyl-D-erythritol kinase produces the protein MRDKTIKVEAPAKINLYLDVLEKRFDGYHEVKMVMQTVSLCDRLTISVDKSLEDVQLEVINADIPENDDNLIIKSIRLLQEYYQIPPLKIVVDKEIPVAAGLAGGSSDAAATIWGIAELLELQIKQEQLAYLASEIGSDVPFCLLGGTSLAEGRGEKLTNASTLPQCYILLVKPPFGVSTGQVYKAVNPTDEADSRADKIISALSKGSLYKVIENMYNKMENVVFGWHPELLDLTKRLLDFGALTVRMSGSGPTIFGVFESYLDAYNVKKSLLKEMPEHEIFLTTPRDKGVGKEH, from the coding sequence GTGAGGGATAAAACTATTAAGGTAGAGGCTCCTGCTAAAATCAACCTATACTTAGATGTGTTAGAAAAAAGATTTGATGGGTATCATGAAGTGAAAATGGTTATGCAAACAGTTTCTCTTTGTGATAGACTAACCATATCAGTGGATAAAAGTTTAGAGGATGTGCAATTAGAAGTTATAAATGCTGATATTCCTGAAAATGACGATAATCTTATTATTAAGTCAATTAGGTTATTACAAGAATACTATCAAATACCACCACTAAAGATTGTAGTTGACAAAGAGATTCCTGTAGCTGCAGGATTAGCGGGTGGTAGTAGTGATGCTGCTGCTACCATTTGGGGGATAGCAGAATTATTAGAACTTCAGATAAAACAAGAACAATTAGCTTATCTAGCCTCTGAAATTGGTTCTGATGTACCTTTCTGTTTATTAGGGGGAACAAGCTTGGCTGAAGGACGTGGTGAAAAGTTGACTAATGCTTCAACTCTTCCACAGTGCTATATTCTACTTGTAAAACCACCGTTTGGTGTTAGTACAGGACAAGTATATAAAGCGGTTAACCCAACTGATGAAGCGGATTCTAGAGCTGACAAAATTATTTCAGCCTTGTCAAAAGGGAGTCTGTATAAAGTTATAGAAAACATGTATAATAAAATGGAGAATGTCGTTTTCGGGTGGCACCCTGAATTGTTAGATTTAACTAAGCGTCTATTAGACTTTGGTGCTTTAACTGTAAGAATGAGTGGAAGTGGTCCAACTATTTTTGGTGTGTTCGAAAGTTATTTAGATGCATATAATGTTAAAAAAAGCTTACTTAAGGAAATGCCTGAACACGAGATATTTCTCACGACACCACGCGACAAGGGCGTGGGAAAGGAGCATTGA
- a CDS encoding nucleotidyltransferase family protein has product MVKCVVLAGSSESSKEIALISSTSEYVTNKAFLEINGKPMIRYIISALEESEYVKEIVVVGPVDSLNNCLSNFTGTVVEEHESGKVLDNVIKGIQKINATENILVVTSDIPLITSKAIDDFVRSCNNKFDLFYPVIPKEQNNLRFPGVERTYVNLIDGNFTGGNIFYLNPQKIRPCYESVDRLIGQRKNPFRLAMNFGVGFLTQFLLGKLSLNQAEQKISQILNIKVKVIVSTHPELGIDIDKISDLKLAQEIISDEACV; this is encoded by the coding sequence ATGGTGAAATGTGTAGTGCTTGCAGGAAGCTCCGAATCTTCAAAAGAGATAGCATTAATTTCAAGTACATCTGAATATGTGACTAATAAAGCCTTTCTTGAGATTAATGGAAAACCAATGATTCGTTACATTATTTCAGCTCTAGAAGAATCGGAGTATGTAAAAGAAATTGTAGTTGTAGGACCAGTAGATAGTTTAAATAATTGTCTTTCTAATTTTACTGGTACTGTAGTAGAGGAACATGAGTCAGGAAAAGTATTAGATAATGTAATAAAAGGAATACAAAAAATTAACGCAACAGAAAATATTTTGGTAGTAACCTCTGATATTCCACTAATTACTTCAAAAGCAATAGATGATTTTGTCCGTTCCTGTAATAATAAATTTGATTTATTTTATCCTGTTATTCCAAAAGAACAGAATAATCTGAGATTTCCTGGTGTTGAAAGAACTTATGTAAACTTAATAGATGGTAATTTTACTGGAGGAAATATATTTTATTTAAATCCTCAAAAAATTAGACCTTGTTATGAATCAGTAGATAGATTAATAGGACAAAGGAAAAACCCATTTCGATTAGCTATGAACTTTGGTGTTGGCTTTTTAACCCAATTTTTATTAGGAAAGTTATCATTAAATCAGGCTGAACAAAAAATTTCTCAGATTTTAAATATTAAAGTAAAAGTTATAGTTTCTACACATCCAGAGTTAGGTATAGATATTGATAAAATTAGTGATTTGAAACTTGCTCAGGAAATCATTTCTGACGAAGCTTGTGTTTAG